DNA from Bradyrhizobium japonicum USDA 6:
CTCTTCGTCGCCGGCTCGCAAGGTGTCGAGCAGGCCCTGGTCGCCTATTGGCGGTCGGCGGGCCTCATTCCCGACAACAAGCCCGATCTGCGCCTTGGCGGCGTCGAGCGCATCGCCTGCGTCTCCGGCTCCTGCTCGCCCGTCACCGCGGCGCAGATCGCCCATGCCGCGGACAACGGCTTCGACGTCGAACGGCTCGACGCGACACGCGCCGTCGACGCGGCCGGATGGACCAGGGAGATCGGCCGCGCCGCCGAACGCGCACTCACCGCACTCTCGTCGGGACGCGATGCGCTCCTGATCACCGCAAGCGGCCCCGACGATCCCGCCATCGGCGCGCTCAACGCGGCCATCGAGGCGAGCGGCGCAACGGCGAGCGCAGTGAACGAGCGCATCGGCGCGGGGCTCGGCCAGGCGCTGGACTCCATTCTGGAAACCGCGCGACTCCCGCGCGCCGTGGTCGCCGGCGGCGACACGTCCGGACATGCGCTGCAGGCAATGGGCATCTATGCGCTGACCGCGATCGCCCCTCTCGCGGAAGGCGCGCCACTCAACCACGCGTCGTCGGATCGCGCGCATGCGAACATCGAGATCGCGCTCAAGGGCGGACAGGTCGGCGGGACCGATCTGTTCTGCCGGGCCAGAGACGGCGGTTAGCCGTCACCGCAAGGCGATCGCGATCCAGCCGATATCGGCCGTGAACCGCGGCCTCAACGGGCCGGCGGGATCAGGGCGCGCAGGATGTCGGGCTTCCAGGCCTGACGGGCGCTGTCAAAGGCCGCGAAATCATGGTCGAACTGCCAATAGGCCCATGCCCAGCCGCGTCTGTCGGCGCTTCGCGCCACGAACGACAGGTATCTCTGGCGGCTCTCGGATGGAGCCCGCTCGTATACCCCGAACTCGCCGAGATAAATCGGGCGTTTCTCCCTCTCCGACCACCGGCTGACCTTCTCGAAATCAGCGGCCGCCTTGGCTTCGTCGTCCGGACTGCCCCAATCCAGCGGCCCGATGCGCGCGAACGTCTCGGACCATGGCGCACCCTGATGCGTGAAGCGTATCGGCGCGTAATAATGAAAGGTGACGATGAGGTTCCTGTCGTCGGCGGGGAGAGCCAGATCGTCGATGGGAATCTCGTCTGTGTTGAGAACGGCAGCAATGACCTGCCGCTCGGCGTTGGTGCGGCGGATGATGCCGATACAATCGTTGAGGAGCGAATTCCAGCCGGCGGACGTCATCTCTCCCCCCGGCTCGTTCAAGACCTCGAAGACGAGCCTGGGATATCTTCCGGCATAGCGCTCCGCGATCTGCCGCCAGAATGCCCTGAGCTTCTCGCCGCATTCGGATACATCACGCTGACAGACATGCGTGTCGTGCTCGTCGACGATGGGAACGAGGTTCCTGGCGAGGATTTCCTCGATGACGGCATCGAGCCTTCTCAGCACGACCTCATCCAGCACATTCGCGCGATCCATGAACTTGAAGCCGAAGAAATTGATCCTGACGTGCGAGAATCCGGCCTTTTTGATCGCCGTCAGATTGTCCAGACGGAACGGCGCGTTCTGACCGCCCTCCCAGATTCCATCATAACCGAGAATGTTGATCCCGCGCCCCAACCTTGCCGCATCGCGAGGCACGAGCTGGCCGGCGGCATGGACGTCGGAGAAGAACGATGCGACGACGAAAGCCGCGGCGGCAAGATTGAAGCTTCTCGACCAGCGAGCGCGGGGGCGGTCATCCTGCTTCCATTCCGTAAGGGTTAGAAATCGGTCTCCGGCACCGGCCTGCACGTTGCAAGGAGGAACGCCACGAGGAGCACCGACGTGAACATGGTCGAGCGAAGGAACGTCGTCTCGGTGAAATTGGTCTGAAAGCTGAGGGCGACAAATCCGATGATGAGGGCACAGTGCGCCCGGTGGATCGATCGCGCGGAAATCAAATAGAGCACCTTGTTCGAGAACAGAAGAACACTCGCGGCGAAAAGGACGTAGCCCAAGAACCCTGTTTCCATCAGAATCGCGATATAGCCGCTATGATAGTTGTCGAGCACCCAGCCGTGGTTCTGCTCGAAATAATCGTAGATCGACGGGATCGTCCAGAAGCCGTTGATTCCGAAGCCGAGCAGCGGCGCATCGTCGAAATGGCTTATCGCGTAGTGCCAGATGAAGGTCCGCTCGGTAAAATTGACGGTGGCATCGCCAATGTGGATCGCGTCGTATCCCGTCGCGTAAAAATAGACGATCAGGAGGCCGGCCATAACGCACATGACGAACGGCAGGATCGCATAGAGCCTCATGCAGCCGACCGACCACATCGACGTCACGAGCAGCGCACAAGCCGCCAGGGCGACAGCACCGGCGCCGCGCGATTCCGACGCGAGGACGCAGGTCGACGCCAGCAGGAACGCGACGAGGAACGCCAGCCACCCCTGCCCCGTCATCTTCCGGTAGCAGGAGAAGAACATCAGATACGCGCCGACAAAGCCCAGCGTCTGCTTCGATTCATAGACGCCCTGCCATTGACCATTGTGCATCCAGCTATGATCTACTCCGATATCGGGCACGACGAGTGCGCAAAGCGCCGATGCGGCGACCAATATGAAGAGCCCGGAGGACGTCGCCTTCACGACATCGTCGATATCGATCCGCGTGATCATACAGAACGCGCCAAACGTCGTCATTGCGAGAGCGGCGCTCTTCATGATGGCTGCGGCATTCAGGGTGGTCCACAACACCGAGGCGACCGCCAACGTGTAGAATGCGAGGAGCGCGATCAGATCGGGGTTGAACGCCAGCTGCAGGCGCGGGCGCACGAACGCGCTTGCGTAGATCAGGACGCTCCACATCAGCAGAGCGACCGCCTGTTGCAGATAAGTCAGTCCCGCCGGCAGTATCGCCGTATTGAATGTCCCCATCGACGCGACGACATTGACGGTGATCGATACGCAGATGACGAGCCTGGCAACCTTCTCGACGCCGGCACTGCGCGTCGTCCAGATCGCGCTCGTGAGTGCCTCGGAGTCTCTCTCGGTCTGCAGGATGGCCATGAGGTGACTTTCCCTTAAGCTTGGTTAATTATCTGCTACTGCGGGTTGATCTCCCGTGCCCCGGCACCATGAAATCTCGACACTTCGGGGGATTGATAACGATACGGCGCCTGCCCGATGCGTTAATGCAAATCGCACCCCGCTGGTGCCTCGGCCGTCACGACCCTGCTATACAAGCGCGGAATCCGGCTCGATCGATTTCTCCGGGTTATCTGGTTTCCGTGGTCACGCATGAATAAGCCGAGCAATACATTCGATATCGCCATCGAGCAGGCGTTCGACTTCCTGTCTCCGGAATACGCGGCGCTGTTCGATAGCTCTGCCGCGACCGCGTTTCAGCATCCGCTCTGGCTGGACAGCCTCTACGCCAGGCTCGCATCCCATGCAGGCGCGACGCCGCTGGTCGTCGTGGTCCGCCATCGTACGACGGGGGCGCTGGCGATGGTGCTGCCCCTGCTCCGAATCCGCCGCGGCCCGATCCGCACCATCGAATTCGCCGATCTGCGCGTATCCGACTATCTGGCGCCGGTCTGCAGTCCCGAGGTGTTCGCCAGCCTGCTGGAGGACGAAGCGGCCTGCGCGGAGATCAGGCGCCTCGTCCGCCCGTTCGACCTGCTCCGCATGACCAAGCTGCCCGACGGACGGCTTCCGATCGAGAGCCTCCTCGGCGCGCCACGCCGGGTCTCGATGGAGACGAACGCCTACGCGACCGTTCTCGTCGCGCCGTTCGAGCAATGGCGTGCCAGCGCGCTGGATCGCTCCTATCAGAAGGAGCTCGCCAAGAAATATCGCCAGCTCCAGAAGAAGGGAGCATTGAGCTTCTCGTGCTGCGACGACAGCGCCTCGATCTCCGAGGCGATGGACGCGATGAAGCAATATCGCGGTCCGCGCTTTCAGGCCCAGGGCGACGGCGATCTGCTCCAGCGCCCCGAATATTACAGCTTCTATTCCGACGTGGCGGCCCGTGGTCTCGGCTCGTTCGTCCGGCTCTACGCCATGAAGATGGATGGCGGCGTGATCGCCGCCGTGCTCGGACTGTGCCATCGCGGCAGCTTCCTCGTCATCATGAGCGCCTTCGATATCGACGGGTACAAGAGCCAATCCCTGGGCTCTCTGATGTTCGAGCAAGTGGCGAGGGATTGCATCGAGCGCGGCGATCAGATGCTCGACTTCACGATCGGCGACGAGCCGTACAAGAAATTGTTCGGCGGCCAGCCTTCGCCGATGTGGATGGTCACGCAGGCCGGCAGCACCGCGGGCGCCATCAGCCTGTTCGCGCTGAAGCAGGCGCCCTGGCTCAAGCTGGCGGCCAAGCGGCTGTCGTATTTCAGGCTATCGCCCGCGCGCACGCCGACGCCGACGCGCTGACCGAAGCGCAAGCGAGGGAGCGCGGAGCTCAGGCGCGGAGCGCGCCGCGGACGCGTCCAAGCCAGCCCGGGCGCATCTGATCGACACGATGGGTGAGACCGCGCCGCAGGAAGTGCAACCGCCGCCGCATATCCCATTTGATATCGTTGCGGGACGTCAGGGCCTGACGGAAGCGCGCCATTTTCAGCGACCGCTGGTCTGCCGCGAGCTTGTCGGGATCGGAATAGAACTGCGAGATCTTCTCCGTGCCCATGCCGGCGCTCGCGAGCCAGCGCGGCGCGTACTCCGTGCAAAGGCGATCGACGTCCACCAGCAGGCGGGCGACGCCCGTGCCGGCGGCGGGACAATTGGTCTGGAACGCATCGCCGATGAGGACGATTCCGGGCTGAAGGTGTCCCTCCACCACGGTCAGATCCATCACCCAGTTCTGCACCTTGTCGGTCACGTGGAAATCGCCGAGGTAAGGCCGCAGTCCCGGCAGCAGACGCAGGACGGTCGCTTCCGGTTCGCGGCGCAGCTCGCGCATGATCGGATCGGTCGGGTCGCGGAACATGAACAGATTGGCCCGCATGCCTGATGGCACCGGGAACAGGCTGAGATAGTCGATGCCGTCAGCGGTGCGCTCGCCGTAACAGGTCAGCGCCTGGAAATCGAACGGCGTGCCATCGCGGCGCGCGATCGTGAAGCCGAACGACACCGAATGGCGCTCGGCCAGCACGCGCCGCTTGATGCTGAGCTTGTAGCCGAGGGCTCCCGCCATGCCTGTGGCGAGCACGACGAGCCGCGCGTCCAGGCGTCGTCCGGACGCAAGCTCGATATGCTGGACATCGTCGCTGGGGTTGATTGCGGTGACTTCGTCGACGATCAGATTGGACGGATCAGGCAGCTGGCGGCGCGCCATGGCAACGAGGCCGGCGTAGGAAAACCCGTAGGCCTGGCCGACGCTGACGTCGACGACCTTGCCTTCCCGGATATTGAGCACCCGGTCATACCGGCAGGCGACGTTCTCGAGCGCATGGAGGAAGCCCAGCTTGCGGAACATGTCGAGCTGCTGGCCACCGAGCTTCTCGACCCGGAATTCGTCCGGATGCACGGCGCGCTTGTCGATGAGTGCGACGCGATGCCCCGCCCGCGCGAGCACGGACGCGGCGAGCGATCCCGCAAGGCCGCCGCCGACGATCACAATGTCTGCGACGATCGCCGCAGTCGCAGCTGCAGCGCTCGGCTCGGTCACGGGTTTATCCGTCGTCATGGTTTAGGGCTCCACGGTTAACGGTGGTTCCATGTGCAATTCTCTCGCCTGATGTCGTATCGCAGGGCCAAACGCGATCATTTCCGGCGATTGAGGTTAACGGGTCGCCGGACACATCCGTCCCGGCACGCGCCTTGCTCGGAACGACCTCGAAATACCGCGGTCTCGTCAGACCAAGGTGCCGAATTCGTTCCAGAGAGGCCATTCCAATGCTCGAACAGCCGCAGGCCGGCCGGCTTCGCCCCGCATCTTGCACCGGCACGACATCGCGCCGCTTTTCGAGCGACCCGGTGCCCGCTCAATCTGGCACATCACGGACGCCGCTGTTCCGCGGTGAAGCAGCGGCGCACGACCTTCGTCGACCATGGCCGACGGGACCTGAAGACCGCGCATTAACACTCGCATTTTTCCGACATGCTAGGCTCCCGTCGTCCTTGCAACGCCCATCTTCGGGGAACGCTCCGCATCTTCGATGATCGATCCCATTGTTCAATTTCTGCGGCGTGACGTCACGCGCGGTGTCGTCGGGACCATCCTCCTGAAGGTTGGCAGCGGCGCGCTCGCGTTTGCGTTGTTCTCGCTGGCAGCGCGAACGATGACGCCCGATGGATTCGGTATCTTTGCGACTTGGCTTTCGGTGGCCCAGATCGCCGCAGTCGTAGGACTGGTCGGTCAGGAAGCATTGCTGGTGCGATTTTTGAACGAGTATGAGGTCGGCGACAGGCCCGACCTCACCAAGGGCCTCCTGCTCTCCAGCTTCAGGATTTCCGCCGTCGCGATGCTGATCGCGATCGCCGCAGTTGCGCTGGTTGCGCATTTCAGAGGGGATTTGTGGCTGCTGATCCTCGCCGTCTCGGCCTACACCGCCGTGAGTGCCGGATTGATGCTCGGTAGCCAGATCGCGCGCTCGCTGGTCAGCATCATCATGGGCGAAGGCAACCGCGAGTTCTTCTGGCGGGTTTTCGTCGTGCTGTTTCTGCTCGCCATGCTGTTCGGACATCGGCAGCTCGATCCCGCCGAGCTGATCGCCGCAATGACGATCGCGATGTCGGTGGGCCTCGTCGCACAGATCATTGCGATCGCACGGGCGCTGCCGGATTTGCGCGCGACAGCAGCGAGTTCCGAAGCATCGCGCTGGCGATCGAGCGCGCTGCATTTCTGGCTTGCGTCCATCCTTGAAGTCGCGAACCAGTATTTCGACGTCATCCTGGTCTACTGGATGCTGGATCCGGCGACCGCCGGCATCTACTTCGCAGCATCACGCCTCGCCAACATCTTCGCCATGCTCTCCGCCGCGCTGTACTCGTTCGGCGCGCGCCGACTTCCTTCGCTCTACTTCAGCA
Protein-coding regions in this window:
- a CDS encoding O-antigen ligase family protein, which translates into the protein MAILQTERDSEALTSAIWTTRSAGVEKVARLVICVSITVNVVASMGTFNTAILPAGLTYLQQAVALLMWSVLIYASAFVRPRLQLAFNPDLIALLAFYTLAVASVLWTTLNAAAIMKSAALAMTTFGAFCMITRIDIDDVVKATSSGLFILVAASALCALVVPDIGVDHSWMHNGQWQGVYESKQTLGFVGAYLMFFSCYRKMTGQGWLAFLVAFLLASTCVLASESRGAGAVALAACALLVTSMWSVGCMRLYAILPFVMCVMAGLLIVYFYATGYDAIHIGDATVNFTERTFIWHYAISHFDDAPLLGFGINGFWTIPSIYDYFEQNHGWVLDNYHSGYIAILMETGFLGYVLFAASVLLFSNKVLYLISARSIHRAHCALIIGFVALSFQTNFTETTFLRSTMFTSVLLVAFLLATCRPVPETDF
- a CDS encoding glycoside hydrolase family 5 protein, yielding MGRGINILGYDGIWEGGQNAPFRLDNLTAIKKAGFSHVRINFFGFKFMDRANVLDEVVLRRLDAVIEEILARNLVPIVDEHDTHVCQRDVSECGEKLRAFWRQIAERYAGRYPRLVFEVLNEPGGEMTSAGWNSLLNDCIGIIRRTNAERQVIAAVLNTDEIPIDDLALPADDRNLIVTFHYYAPIRFTHQGAPWSETFARIGPLDWGSPDDEAKAAADFEKVSRWSEREKRPIYLGEFGVYERAPSESRQRYLSFVARSADRRGWAWAYWQFDHDFAAFDSARQAWKPDILRALIPPAR
- a CDS encoding lipopolysaccharide biosynthesis protein, which encodes MIDPIVQFLRRDVTRGVVGTILLKVGSGALAFALFSLAARTMTPDGFGIFATWLSVAQIAAVVGLVGQEALLVRFLNEYEVGDRPDLTKGLLLSSFRISAVAMLIAIAAVALVAHFRGDLWLLILAVSAYTAVSAGLMLGSQIARSLVSIIMGEGNREFFWRVFVVLFLLAMLFGHRQLDPAELIAAMTIAMSVGLVAQIIAIARALPDLRATAASSEASRWRSSALHFWLASILEVANQYFDVILVYWMLDPATAGIYFAASRLANIFAMLSAALYSFGARRLPSLYFSKNHREFERTLQLMAEVTALCVVAGLAMIWIGGPYLLNLFGPHFTAQHSVLIVLAIGTAIQAAGGPSAAILQLTGHERIYVPVVAANVALRLVGFLVLIPWLGVLGAAIAATVSLALTTVALNILCRRRTGVDPSVLVLLRFSALRRGRYAVRGADSAE
- a CDS encoding GNAT family N-acetyltransferase, with amino-acid sequence MNKPSNTFDIAIEQAFDFLSPEYAALFDSSAATAFQHPLWLDSLYARLASHAGATPLVVVVRHRTTGALAMVLPLLRIRRGPIRTIEFADLRVSDYLAPVCSPEVFASLLEDEAACAEIRRLVRPFDLLRMTKLPDGRLPIESLLGAPRRVSMETNAYATVLVAPFEQWRASALDRSYQKELAKKYRQLQKKGALSFSCCDDSASISEAMDAMKQYRGPRFQAQGDGDLLQRPEYYSFYSDVAARGLGSFVRLYAMKMDGGVIAAVLGLCHRGSFLVIMSAFDIDGYKSQSLGSLMFEQVARDCIERGDQMLDFTIGDEPYKKLFGGQPSPMWMVTQAGSTAGAISLFALKQAPWLKLAAKRLSYFRLSPARTPTPTR
- a CDS encoding FAD-dependent oxidoreductase, with the translated sequence MTTDKPVTEPSAAAATAAIVADIVIVGGGLAGSLAASVLARAGHRVALIDKRAVHPDEFRVEKLGGQQLDMFRKLGFLHALENVACRYDRVLNIREGKVVDVSVGQAYGFSYAGLVAMARRQLPDPSNLIVDEVTAINPSDDVQHIELASGRRLDARLVVLATGMAGALGYKLSIKRRVLAERHSVSFGFTIARRDGTPFDFQALTCYGERTADGIDYLSLFPVPSGMRANLFMFRDPTDPIMRELRREPEATVLRLLPGLRPYLGDFHVTDKVQNWVMDLTVVEGHLQPGIVLIGDAFQTNCPAAGTGVARLLVDVDRLCTEYAPRWLASAGMGTEKISQFYSDPDKLAADQRSLKMARFRQALTSRNDIKWDMRRRLHFLRRGLTHRVDQMRPGWLGRVRGALRA